A genomic window from Pseudonocardia broussonetiae includes:
- the trpS gene encoding tryptophan--tRNA ligase, whose amino-acid sequence MSTPTDRRPRVLSGIQPTADSFHLGNYLGAVRQWVALQDDHDAFYFVPDLHAITVEHDPATLADRTRNGVAQLLALGLDPDRCTVFVQSHVPEHSQLGWILGCLTGFGEASRMTQFKDKAAKQGSDRATVGLFTYPILQAADILLYHADRVPVGEDQRQHVELTRDLAQRFNSRFGKVLTVPEPHILAGTAKIYDLQDPTAKMSKSSSTPAGIVNLLDDPKVSAKKIRSAVTDAEREIRYDVAAKPGIANLLTIHSSFSGRTIPELEADYAGRGYGDLKKDLAEIVADFTAPLAKRVQAYMDDPAELDRVLARGATRARDVAGATLAAVHDKIGFLPPT is encoded by the coding sequence ATGAGCACGCCCACCGACCGCCGCCCCCGGGTGCTGTCCGGCATCCAGCCGACCGCCGACTCGTTCCACCTCGGCAACTACCTCGGTGCCGTGCGGCAGTGGGTGGCGCTGCAGGACGACCACGACGCGTTCTACTTCGTGCCCGACCTGCACGCGATCACCGTGGAGCACGACCCGGCGACGCTCGCCGACCGCACCCGCAACGGCGTCGCGCAGCTCCTGGCGCTCGGGCTCGACCCCGACCGCTGCACGGTGTTCGTGCAGAGCCACGTGCCCGAGCACAGCCAGCTCGGCTGGATCCTGGGCTGCCTGACCGGCTTCGGCGAGGCGAGCCGGATGACGCAGTTCAAGGACAAGGCCGCGAAGCAGGGCTCCGACCGCGCCACGGTCGGGCTGTTCACCTACCCGATCCTGCAGGCCGCCGACATCCTGCTCTACCACGCCGACCGCGTCCCGGTCGGCGAGGACCAGCGCCAGCACGTCGAGCTCACCCGCGACCTCGCGCAGCGGTTCAACTCCCGCTTCGGGAAGGTCCTCACGGTGCCCGAGCCGCACATCCTCGCCGGCACCGCGAAGATCTACGACCTGCAGGACCCCACGGCGAAGATGAGCAAGTCGTCCTCGACGCCTGCCGGGATCGTCAACCTGCTCGACGACCCGAAGGTGAGCGCGAAGAAGATCCGCTCGGCCGTCACCGACGCCGAGCGCGAGATCCGCTACGACGTCGCCGCGAAGCCGGGCATCGCCAACCTGCTCACGATCCACTCGTCGTTCAGCGGGCGCACGATCCCCGAGCTGGAGGCCGACTACGCGGGCCGCGGATACGGCGACCTGAAGAAGGACCTCGCGGAGATCGTCGCCGACTTCACTGCGCCGCTCGCGAAACGGGTACAGGCCTACATGGACGACCCGGCCGAGCTCGACCGGGTGCTCGCCCGCGGAGCCACCCGGGCGCGTGACGTCGCCGGCGCGACACTGGCGGCCGTCCACGACAAGATCGGGTTCCTGCCCCCGACCTGA
- a CDS encoding YciI family protein, giving the protein MIMLYGSQQDYDAMAGRPGGKPPMSAEEVAAMHEHMGTYHQGLVDSGEFVDARGLSAPVHARRVQLRDGVKAVTDGPYPETQEVLVGYTIVECASYDRAVEIASGLLDPDGEGEYVDVRPVAEGVEDLD; this is encoded by the coding sequence ATGATCATGCTCTACGGGTCCCAGCAGGACTACGACGCGATGGCCGGGCGCCCGGGCGGCAAGCCGCCGATGTCCGCCGAGGAGGTCGCGGCGATGCACGAGCACATGGGGACCTACCACCAGGGACTGGTCGACAGCGGCGAGTTCGTCGACGCCCGGGGCCTGTCCGCCCCCGTGCACGCCCGGCGGGTGCAGCTGCGGGACGGCGTGAAGGCCGTGACCGACGGGCCCTACCCGGAGACGCAGGAGGTGCTCGTCGGCTACACGATCGTCGAGTGCGCGAGCTACGACCGGGCGGTCGAGATCGCGTCCGGGCTGCTGGACCCGGACGGCGAGGGCGAGTACGTCGACGTCCGCCCGGTCGCCGAGGGCGTCGAGGACCTGGACTGA
- the yhjD gene encoding inner membrane protein YhjD: MTAVVDEDADTVRSRAAEAEEKKKDESAEPTMLERYRAKYEWLDHLVRAGARYTDRHGDHYAAAITYFSVLALFPLILVAVAALGFVLFVQPDLLDQLKAGIAANAPAGLDQLINPIVDNAIASRRTIGIIGLVGALYTGIGWMSNLREALSEQWGQPPTAPAILKKTLFDLLTLIGLGAAMVGSFAITGLASGFASTVLEFVGLAEEGWARFLLGVLGVVLGLVANWLIFLWVIARLPREHATLRSAAKAAVLGAVGFEVLKQVMTVYLASVTASPTGQIIGPFIGLMVFAFFTSRFILFVTAWAATSRENEQEEPVDVPGPAVIHSEVTVRSGPDGATAAGLVGAGALAGLLGFGLLRGRRRG; encoded by the coding sequence GTGACTGCAGTCGTCGACGAGGACGCGGACACCGTCCGATCCCGGGCCGCCGAGGCGGAGGAGAAGAAGAAGGACGAGTCGGCGGAGCCGACGATGCTGGAGCGCTACCGCGCGAAGTACGAGTGGCTCGACCACCTCGTGCGCGCCGGTGCCCGCTACACCGACCGGCACGGCGACCACTACGCCGCGGCGATCACCTACTTCTCCGTGCTCGCGCTGTTCCCCCTGATCCTGGTGGCGGTGGCGGCGCTGGGCTTCGTGCTGTTCGTGCAGCCCGACCTGCTCGACCAGCTCAAGGCCGGGATCGCCGCGAACGCCCCCGCGGGGCTCGACCAGCTGATCAACCCGATCGTCGACAATGCGATCGCCTCCCGACGCACCATCGGGATCATCGGCCTGGTCGGCGCGCTCTACACCGGGATCGGCTGGATGTCGAACCTGCGCGAGGCGCTGTCGGAGCAGTGGGGCCAGCCGCCGACGGCCCCGGCGATCCTCAAGAAGACGCTGTTCGACCTGCTCACCCTCATCGGCCTGGGCGCCGCCATGGTCGGCTCGTTCGCGATCACCGGCCTCGCGTCGGGCTTCGCGAGCACGGTCCTGGAGTTCGTCGGCCTGGCCGAAGAGGGCTGGGCGCGGTTCCTGCTCGGCGTGCTGGGCGTCGTGCTCGGCCTCGTCGCCAACTGGCTGATCTTCCTCTGGGTGATCGCCCGGCTGCCCCGCGAGCACGCGACGCTGCGCAGCGCGGCCAAGGCGGCCGTGCTGGGCGCCGTCGGGTTCGAGGTGCTCAAGCAGGTCATGACCGTGTACCTGGCGTCGGTCACGGCCTCGCCGACCGGCCAGATCATCGGCCCGTTCATCGGCCTGATGGTGTTCGCGTTCTTCACCTCGCGCTTCATCCTGTTCGTCACGGCCTGGGCGGCGACGTCCCGGGAGAACGAGCAGGAGGAGCCGGTCGACGTGCCGGGGCCCGCGGTGATCCACTCCGAGGTCACGGTGCGGTCCGGGCCGGACGGGGCCACGGCCGCCGGTCTGGTCGGGGCCGGTGCGCTGGCCGGGCTGCTCGGCTTCGGGCTGCTGCGGGGGCGGCGGCGGGGCTAG
- a CDS encoding ABC transporter permease — translation MSTATQNPPKAGAAVRGRFGALPGWARSAIVVAVGVGLLSITATQTGQIQLTSSGTTQAAVRLLLPILFAALGGLWAERAGVINIGLEGMMILGTWGAAWAGYQWGPYAAVVGGLVFGALGGLLHAVATVSFGVNHIVSGVAITLLGLGVTKYLSTLVFFPVSQNPRQSPRVEAFETFSVQPLADWLLALEREQRVVLSDVAGLLGGLLSGLTPLVVLGFVLVPASYLLLWRTSFGLRLRSCGENPVAAESLGVQVYTYKYVALLISGGLAGLGGAALTLNPGQLGYLEGQTGGRGYIGLAAMIFGNWRPGGLLAGSALFGYVDGVQLRAGGEAVHALLYGASLLAVGLAVLWAVRRRWRTALVALVAGAAVYAVYYSTETVPREFASYAPQIVTLLVLAVASQRLRPPAAVGVEYRRGEGD, via the coding sequence ATGAGCACGGCCACGCAGAACCCCCCGAAGGCCGGCGCGGCCGTCCGCGGCCGCTTCGGCGCCCTGCCCGGCTGGGCCCGCTCGGCGATCGTCGTCGCGGTCGGCGTCGGGCTGCTGTCGATCACGGCCACGCAGACGGGGCAGATCCAGCTGACCTCCAGCGGCACCACACAGGCCGCCGTGCGGCTGCTGCTGCCGATCCTGTTCGCCGCGCTGGGCGGGCTCTGGGCCGAGCGCGCGGGCGTCATCAACATCGGGCTCGAGGGCATGATGATCCTCGGGACCTGGGGCGCCGCATGGGCCGGCTACCAGTGGGGCCCGTACGCGGCCGTCGTCGGCGGGCTGGTGTTCGGCGCGCTCGGCGGGCTGCTGCACGCCGTCGCCACGGTGTCGTTCGGCGTCAACCACATCGTCTCCGGTGTCGCGATCACGCTGCTGGGCCTGGGCGTCACGAAGTACCTGTCGACGCTCGTGTTCTTCCCGGTCTCGCAGAACCCGCGCCAGAGCCCGCGCGTCGAGGCGTTCGAGACGTTCTCGGTGCAGCCGCTGGCCGACTGGCTCCTCGCGCTCGAACGGGAGCAGCGGGTGGTGCTCTCCGACGTGGCCGGGCTGCTCGGCGGCCTGCTGTCCGGGCTGACCCCGCTCGTCGTCCTCGGGTTCGTGCTGGTGCCCGCGAGCTACCTCCTGCTGTGGCGCACCAGCTTCGGGCTGCGGCTGCGCTCGTGCGGGGAGAACCCGGTGGCGGCGGAATCCCTCGGCGTGCAGGTCTACACCTACAAGTACGTCGCGCTGCTCATCTCCGGCGGGCTCGCCGGGCTCGGCGGCGCGGCGCTCACGCTCAACCCCGGGCAGCTGGGCTACCTGGAGGGGCAGACGGGCGGCCGCGGCTACATCGGCCTGGCCGCCATGATCTTCGGCAACTGGCGGCCCGGCGGGCTGCTCGCCGGCTCGGCGCTGTTCGGCTACGTCGACGGCGTGCAGCTGCGCGCGGGCGGCGAGGCCGTGCACGCGCTGCTGTACGGGGCGTCGCTCCTCGCGGTCGGGCTGGCGGTGCTGTGGGCGGTGCGGCGGCGCTGGCGGACGGCGCTGGTCGCGCTCGTCGCCGGGGCCGCGGTGTACGCGGTGTACTACTCGACCGAGACGGTGCCGCGCGAGTTCGCGTCGTACGCCCCGCAGATCGTGACGCTGCTCGTGCTGGCCGTGGCGTCGCAACGACTGCGCCCGCCCGCCGCGGTGGGCGTCGAGTACCGGAGGGGCGAGGGTGACTGA
- a CDS encoding D-alanyl-D-alanine carboxypeptidase family protein, with product MRWVAAVLLVVGLLVGGPATAHARTGCPGQEAPPAPPSAEELAGPAAAALPVPAEPVGGLGVCGDAVAGGGAVPAEVGVAGFVLADLDTGAVLAARAPHARHRPASAIKVLTAIVALRELDPDLVVDGTAEDLRIDGSRAGIGPGGRYTVRQLLAGMLLNSGNDTAAALARAMGGDAATVAAMTATAGALGALDTRPATPSGLDGPGGASSAYDLALLFRVAMREPLFAGTVATLSVPFPGYGDVPGFELSNSSRFLGRYPGALGGKAGFTDAARHTFVGAAERDGRRLVVALVRGEQSPVPMTAQVAALLDLGFALPAGVAPVGTLVAAAPAVPVVTPPAPPAAVAPEPGRPAPDDPAPAGPLVLVGVAVLVALAAGAALVRRRS from the coding sequence GTGCGCTGGGTCGCAGCCGTGCTGCTGGTCGTCGGGCTGCTGGTCGGCGGGCCGGCCACCGCGCACGCCCGGACCGGGTGCCCGGGGCAGGAGGCACCGCCCGCTCCCCCGTCGGCCGAGGAGCTGGCCGGGCCGGCGGCGGCGGCGCTGCCGGTGCCCGCCGAGCCGGTGGGCGGGCTCGGCGTCTGCGGCGACGCGGTGGCCGGGGGCGGCGCCGTGCCCGCGGAGGTCGGCGTCGCCGGGTTCGTGCTCGCCGACCTCGACACCGGCGCCGTGCTCGCCGCCCGCGCCCCGCACGCGCGGCACCGGCCGGCGTCGGCGATCAAGGTGCTCACCGCGATCGTCGCGCTGCGCGAGCTCGACCCGGACCTCGTCGTCGACGGCACCGCCGAGGACCTGCGCATCGACGGCAGCCGCGCCGGCATCGGCCCCGGCGGCCGCTACACCGTCCGCCAGCTGCTCGCCGGGATGCTGCTCAACTCCGGCAACGACACGGCGGCGGCACTGGCCCGGGCGATGGGCGGGGACGCGGCCACCGTGGCGGCGATGACCGCCACCGCCGGGGCGCTCGGCGCCCTGGACACCCGTCCCGCCACCCCGTCCGGCCTCGACGGCCCCGGCGGCGCGTCGAGCGCGTACGACCTGGCCCTGCTGTTCCGGGTGGCGATGCGCGAGCCGCTGTTCGCCGGGACCGTCGCGACGCTCTCGGTCCCCTTCCCCGGCTACGGCGACGTGCCCGGCTTCGAGCTGTCCAACTCCAGCCGCTTCCTCGGCCGCTACCCCGGCGCGCTGGGCGGCAAGGCCGGGTTCACCGACGCCGCGCGCCACACGTTCGTCGGGGCGGCGGAGCGCGACGGGCGGCGGCTGGTGGTGGCACTGGTGCGCGGCGAGCAGTCCCCCGTGCCCATGACGGCGCAGGTGGCGGCCCTGCTCGACCTCGGCTTCGCCCTGCCCGCGGGCGTCGCACCGGTCGGGACGCTGGTGGCCGCGGCACCGGCCGTCCCGGTCGTCACCCCGCCCGCGCCGCCCGCCGCCGTCGCCCCGGAACCGGGCCGTCCGGCGCCCGACGACCCGGCGCCGGCCGGACCGCTCGTCCTGGTCGGCGTCGCCGTGCTGGTCGCCCTCGCAGCCGGAGCCGCGCTCGTCCGCCGCAGGAGCTAG
- a CDS encoding DUF998 domain-containing protein translates to MTTQTTTAPARPLLAAGLAAGPLFLVTGLVQAATREGFDLARHPLSLLAVGEGGWVQVANFVLSGALVVASAAGMRRVPEAGTWGPRLVAVFGAGLVLSGVFVTDAGAGFPAGAPEGAPETSWHGALHEAGFAVAVLGWTAAAAVSTRRFAARGRWGAAAATAGAAVAAFAVVGWPDPDSFSVRLVVASAIQFGLVAGLSADLLGRGASRA, encoded by the coding sequence ATGACCACGCAGACCACCACCGCACCCGCCCGGCCGCTGCTGGCCGCGGGCCTCGCCGCCGGACCGCTGTTCCTGGTGACGGGGCTGGTCCAGGCCGCCACCCGCGAGGGCTTCGACCTGGCCCGCCACCCGCTGAGCCTGCTCGCCGTCGGGGAGGGCGGCTGGGTGCAGGTGGCGAACTTCGTGCTGTCGGGCGCGCTGGTCGTCGCCTCGGCGGCGGGCATGCGCCGCGTGCCGGAGGCGGGCACGTGGGGGCCGCGGCTGGTCGCGGTGTTCGGGGCCGGGCTCGTGCTGTCGGGCGTGTTCGTCACCGACGCCGGAGCCGGGTTTCCGGCCGGGGCGCCCGAGGGGGCGCCGGAGACGAGCTGGCACGGGGCGCTGCACGAGGCCGGGTTCGCCGTGGCGGTGCTGGGGTGGACGGCGGCGGCCGCCGTGTCCACGCGCCGGTTCGCCGCCCGCGGGCGGTGGGGCGCGGCCGCGGCGACGGCCGGGGCGGCGGTGGCCGCGTTCGCCGTGGTCGGGTGGCCGGACCCGGACTCGTTCAGCGTCCGGCTGGTCGTCGCGTCGGCGATCCAGTTCGGCCTCGTCGCCGGGCTGTCGGCCGACCTGCTGGGTCGCGGGGCGTCCCGCGCGTAG
- a CDS encoding RNA polymerase sigma factor codes for MTATATEDLLRRLAPQVLGAVVRRYGHFDLAEDGVQEALLAASRQWPVEGLPDHPLGWLITVAGRRLTDLLRAEQARRRREEADARLVEAASPGPVPDADDTLVLLFLCCHPALSPASQIALTLRAVGGLTTAEIARAFLVPEATMARRIGRAKRVVADREFRMPGAAERDERLAAVLHVLYLVFNEGHTATSGPHLVRTALSAEAIRLTRVVRRLLPRDGEVAGLLALMVLTDARRPARTGPGGAVVPMAEQDRSLWDADAIAEGVALISEALPRGRVGPYQLQAAIAAVHGEAPSAEETDWPQIRALYEVLLRITDTPVVRLNHAVAVSMVDGPRAGLALVEDLPLEDDHRLHAVRAHLLESAGDREGAHAAYLRAARLTTSVPQQRYLHGRAERL; via the coding sequence GTGACCGCCACCGCCACCGAGGACCTGCTGCGCCGCCTGGCCCCGCAGGTGCTCGGTGCGGTCGTCCGCCGCTACGGCCACTTCGACCTCGCCGAGGACGGGGTGCAGGAGGCACTGCTCGCCGCGTCCCGGCAGTGGCCCGTCGAGGGCCTGCCGGACCACCCGCTGGGCTGGCTGATCACGGTGGCGGGGCGGCGGCTCACCGACCTGCTGCGCGCCGAGCAGGCGCGCCGCCGCCGCGAGGAGGCCGACGCGCGGCTCGTGGAGGCGGCGTCACCCGGACCCGTCCCGGACGCCGACGACACGCTCGTCCTGCTGTTCCTGTGCTGCCACCCGGCGCTCTCCCCCGCGTCGCAGATCGCGCTGACGCTGCGCGCCGTCGGCGGCCTGACCACGGCCGAGATCGCCCGGGCGTTCCTCGTGCCCGAGGCGACGATGGCGCGGCGGATCGGTCGCGCCAAGCGGGTCGTCGCCGACCGGGAGTTCCGGATGCCCGGCGCCGCCGAGCGCGACGAGCGGCTCGCGGCCGTGCTGCACGTGCTCTACCTGGTGTTCAACGAGGGTCACACCGCGACCTCCGGGCCGCACCTGGTGCGCACCGCGCTGTCGGCCGAGGCGATCCGGCTGACGCGGGTCGTGCGCCGGCTGCTGCCCCGGGACGGGGAGGTGGCGGGGTTGCTGGCGCTGATGGTGCTCACCGACGCCCGGCGTCCGGCGCGCACCGGCCCCGGCGGCGCGGTGGTGCCGATGGCCGAGCAGGACCGCAGCCTCTGGGACGCGGACGCCATCGCCGAGGGCGTCGCGCTGATCAGCGAGGCCCTTCCCCGCGGTCGCGTCGGCCCGTACCAGCTCCAGGCGGCGATCGCAGCGGTGCACGGCGAGGCCCCGAGCGCGGAGGAGACCGACTGGCCGCAGATCCGGGCGCTCTACGAGGTCCTGCTGCGGATCACCGACACCCCGGTCGTCCGGCTCAACCACGCCGTCGCCGTGAGCATGGTCGACGGGCCGCGCGCCGGGCTCGCGCTGGTCGAGGACCTCCCGCTGGAGGACGACCACCGCCTGCACGCCGTGCGGGCGCACCTGCTGGAGAGCGCGGGCGACCGCGAGGGCGCCCACGCCGCCTACCTCAGAGCCGCGCGCCTCACCACGAGCGTGCCGCAGCAGCGCTACCTGCACGGGCGCGCCGAACGGCTCTGA
- a CDS encoding BMP family lipoprotein has translation MALAAAVLSSALVLAGCARDTGSAPAAGGGEEETCARNAAPAVAGGAAPSAAPLAPNADASALRVALAYDVGGRGDQSFNDSAAAGLEQAISEIGVVRENTRELAAANGESEDARATRLRQLATDGFSPVIAVGFAYSEALTTIAAEFPDTQFAIIDSVVDLPNVTSLTFAAEQGSFLVGAAAALRTTSCQIGFVGGVEVPLIQAFEAGYVAGAKAVAPDIEVDVDYISPAGDFSGFNDPARGTEVARGQLDGGADVVYHAAGGSGQGVFEAVAAATTPDAPKFAIGVDSDQYNTVAAPVNEVIMTSMLKRVDVAVFNYVNAVAAGDLAVIPPAFDLSVDGVGYSTTGGGVDDLVPDLDAYKAAIVNGDITVPSTP, from the coding sequence ATGGCACTGGCAGCCGCCGTGCTGAGCAGTGCGCTGGTCCTCGCGGGCTGTGCCCGTGACACCGGCTCCGCCCCCGCCGCAGGCGGCGGCGAGGAGGAGACCTGCGCACGCAACGCCGCGCCCGCGGTCGCCGGCGGCGCCGCCCCCAGCGCCGCCCCGCTCGCCCCGAACGCCGACGCGAGCGCGCTGCGCGTCGCGCTGGCCTACGACGTCGGCGGCCGCGGCGACCAGTCCTTCAACGACTCCGCCGCCGCGGGCCTCGAGCAGGCCATCAGCGAGATCGGCGTCGTGCGGGAGAACACCCGCGAGCTGGCCGCCGCCAACGGCGAGAGCGAGGACGCCCGCGCCACGCGGCTGCGCCAGCTCGCCACCGACGGCTTCAGCCCGGTCATCGCGGTCGGCTTCGCCTACAGCGAGGCGCTGACGACGATCGCCGCGGAGTTCCCCGACACCCAGTTCGCGATCATCGACTCCGTCGTCGACCTGCCCAACGTCACCAGCCTGACGTTCGCGGCCGAGCAGGGCTCGTTCCTGGTCGGCGCGGCGGCGGCGCTGCGCACCACGAGCTGCCAGATCGGCTTCGTCGGTGGCGTCGAGGTCCCGCTGATCCAGGCCTTCGAGGCCGGCTACGTCGCGGGAGCCAAGGCGGTGGCCCCGGACATCGAGGTCGACGTCGACTACATCTCCCCGGCCGGCGACTTCTCCGGCTTCAACGACCCGGCCCGCGGCACCGAGGTCGCCCGCGGCCAGCTCGACGGCGGCGCCGACGTGGTCTACCACGCGGCGGGCGGTTCGGGTCAGGGCGTGTTCGAGGCGGTGGCCGCGGCCACCACGCCGGACGCCCCGAAGTTCGCGATCGGCGTCGACTCCGACCAGTACAACACCGTGGCCGCGCCGGTCAACGAGGTCATCATGACCTCGATGCTCAAGCGCGTCGACGTGGCGGTCTTCAACTACGTCAACGCGGTCGCCGCCGGTGACCTCGCGGTCATCCCGCCGGCGTTCGACCTGTCCGTCGACGGCGTCGGCTACTCCACCACCGGTGGCGGCGTCGACGACCTCGTGCCGGACCTGGACGCCTACAAGGCGGCGATCGTCAACGGCGACATCACGGTCCCGTCGACGCCGTGA
- a CDS encoding ABC transporter permease codes for MNVARIRTALLPPVLAILFAAALCAVALVISGASPLTALGAMVGQVGQGTTAVDIINSAAIYYIVALAAAIGFQMKLFNIGIEGQYRLAACVAAIVGGALVLPPVVHTTVIILTGVLVGAVWAGIPALLKAYRGVSEVISTIMLNAVSLGLIAFLIRPDSFGVLQGNNISTAPIEPSGQFPGIPTGAGTIFGMVFVAAALGLGYWFLLNRTRFGFELTASGESPTAATAGGVNAKRMVIIALVLSGAVAGLAGLPEVLGRDFAYTLTSPQGYGFTGLAVALLGRNNPVGIAFGAVLWAFLDKSALALDNVGVPRDIVLIMQGSVVLSVVVAYEIVRRYELAAEQRRVASQLRGTTTPQKEPVA; via the coding sequence ATGAACGTGGCACGGATCCGCACGGCCCTCCTGCCGCCCGTCCTCGCGATCCTGTTCGCGGCCGCGCTGTGCGCCGTCGCGCTCGTCATCAGCGGGGCGTCCCCGCTGACGGCGCTGGGCGCGATGGTCGGGCAGGTCGGGCAGGGCACCACCGCCGTCGACATCATCAACAGCGCGGCCATCTACTACATCGTCGCGCTGGCCGCGGCGATCGGCTTCCAGATGAAGCTGTTCAACATCGGCATCGAGGGCCAGTACCGGCTCGCGGCCTGCGTGGCCGCGATCGTCGGCGGGGCGCTCGTCCTGCCGCCCGTCGTGCACACAACGGTGATCATCCTGACGGGCGTGCTCGTCGGCGCGGTCTGGGCCGGGATCCCCGCGCTGCTCAAGGCCTACCGCGGCGTCAGCGAGGTCATCTCCACGATCATGCTGAACGCGGTGTCGCTCGGCCTGATCGCGTTCCTGATCCGGCCCGACTCGTTCGGCGTGCTGCAGGGCAACAACATCTCGACGGCCCCGATCGAGCCGAGCGGCCAGTTCCCCGGCATCCCGACCGGCGCGGGCACGATCTTCGGCATGGTGTTCGTGGCCGCCGCGCTCGGACTGGGCTACTGGTTCCTGCTCAACCGCACGCGGTTCGGCTTCGAGCTCACGGCGTCCGGTGAGTCGCCGACGGCGGCCACGGCGGGCGGTGTCAACGCCAAGCGGATGGTGATCATCGCGCTGGTGCTGTCGGGTGCGGTCGCCGGGCTCGCGGGCCTGCCCGAGGTGCTGGGCCGCGACTTCGCCTACACGCTGACCTCCCCGCAGGGCTACGGCTTCACCGGCCTCGCGGTCGCGCTGCTGGGCCGCAACAACCCCGTCGGCATCGCGTTCGGTGCGGTCCTGTGGGCGTTCCTGGACAAGTCGGCGCTCGCGCTCGACAACGTCGGCGTCCCCCGCGACATCGTCCTGATCATGCAGGGCTCGGTCGTGCTGTCGGTCGTCGTCGCCTACGAGATCGTGCGCCGCTACGAGCTCGCGGCCGAGCAGCGGCGGGTGGCCTCGCAGCTGCGCGGTACCACCACCCCGCAGAAGGAGCCGGTGGCATGA
- a CDS encoding ABC transporter ATP-binding protein, which yields MTEYAVELAGITKRFPGVVANSDIHLAVRRGEVHALCGENGAGKSTLMKILYGIQQPDEGTITVDGEQVRFRSPADAIKAGIGMVHQHFMLADNLTVAENILLGAEAQLGIGAKARARITELARTVGLDVRPDLLVERLGVADRQRVEIVKVLYRGARTIILDEPTAVLVPQEVDDLFATLRGMRAEGFTFLFISHKLDEVRAIADAITVIRRGTSVGTADPKTVTSRKLAEMMVGSELPSPQTGASTVTDREVLRVSGLALDSDDGGRPLLSDVDLVVRAGEVLGIAGVEGNGQTELVETIMGMRRAVGGTITLSGADITRAGTLARREAGIGYIPEDRTRHGLLASQPLWANRILGHQSRPPVSRGGLIDREAARRDTQRIIEQFDVRTPGVDVAAAALSGGNQQKLVVGREMSGEPVLLIASHPTRGVDVGAQAGIWEVLRRARADGLAVLLISADLDELIGLSDTIKVMLRGRLVADADPATVTPEELGAAMTGADGAAA from the coding sequence ATGACGGAGTACGCCGTCGAGCTGGCCGGGATCACGAAGCGCTTCCCGGGGGTGGTCGCCAACAGCGACATCCACCTGGCGGTGCGCCGCGGCGAGGTGCACGCGCTGTGCGGCGAGAACGGCGCCGGCAAGTCCACGCTGATGAAGATCCTCTACGGGATCCAGCAGCCCGACGAGGGCACGATCACCGTCGACGGCGAGCAGGTGCGGTTCCGCTCGCCCGCCGACGCGATCAAGGCGGGCATCGGCATGGTGCACCAGCACTTCATGCTCGCCGACAACCTCACCGTCGCCGAGAACATCCTGCTCGGCGCCGAGGCCCAGCTCGGGATCGGCGCGAAGGCGCGCGCCCGGATCACCGAGCTGGCGCGCACGGTGGGCCTCGACGTCCGCCCCGACCTGCTCGTCGAGCGCCTCGGCGTGGCCGACCGGCAGCGCGTCGAGATCGTCAAGGTCCTCTACCGCGGGGCGCGCACGATCATCCTGGACGAGCCGACGGCCGTGCTGGTGCCCCAGGAGGTCGACGACCTGTTCGCCACCCTGCGCGGCATGCGCGCCGAGGGCTTCACGTTCCTGTTCATCTCCCACAAGCTCGACGAGGTGCGCGCGATCGCCGACGCGATCACGGTGATCCGCCGCGGCACCAGCGTCGGCACGGCCGACCCGAAGACGGTCACCAGTCGCAAGCTGGCGGAGATGATGGTCGGCAGCGAGCTGCCCAGCCCGCAGACGGGCGCGTCGACGGTCACCGATCGCGAGGTGCTGCGCGTCAGCGGCCTCGCGCTCGACTCCGACGACGGCGGTCGCCCGCTGCTCTCCGACGTCGACCTCGTCGTGCGCGCGGGCGAGGTGCTCGGCATCGCGGGCGTCGAGGGCAACGGGCAGACCGAGCTCGTCGAGACGATCATGGGGATGCGCCGGGCCGTGGGCGGCACGATCACGTTGTCAGGCGCCGACATCACCCGCGCCGGCACGCTCGCCCGCCGCGAGGCCGGCATCGGCTACATCCCGGAGGACCGCACCCGGCACGGCCTGCTCGCCTCGCAACCGCTGTGGGCCAACCGGATCCTGGGCCACCAGAGCCGCCCGCCGGTCTCGCGCGGCGGCCTGATCGACCGCGAGGCCGCGCGGCGCGACACGCAGCGGATCATCGAGCAGTTCGACGTCCGCACGCCCGGTGTCGACGTCGCCGCCGCCGCGCTGTCGGGCGGCAACCAGCAGAAGCTCGTCGTCGGCCGCGAGATGTCCGGCGAACCGGTGCTGCTGATCGCCTCGCACCCGACCCGGGGCGTCGACGTCGGTGCGCAGGCGGGCATCTGGGAGGTGCTGCGCCGGGCCCGCGCCGACGGGCTCGCGGTGCTGCTCATCAGCGCCGACCTGGACGAGCTGATCGGCCTGTCCGACACGATCAAGGTGATGCTGCGCGGGCGCCTGGTGGCCGACGCCGACCCCGCGACCGTCACGCCCGAGGAGCTGGGAGCCGCCATGACCGGTGCCGACGGAGCGGCCGCATGA